The DNA window GGCGCGCCAGTTCCACCGACTGCGCGATGTCCCAGGCGCCTTCCTCCCAATCGGTACACGAAATTCGCACAAACAGCGGCTTGTCTTGCGGCCACACTCCGCGCGCCGCCGACACCACCTCGCATAGCAGGCGGATGCGATTCGCGAATGAGCCGCCGTAGCGGTCGGCGCGCTGGTTCGAGAGCGGCGAGAGGAACGAGTGCAGCAGGTATCCGTGCGCGGCGTGAATTTCGATCACGTCGAAACCGGCGTCCAGAGCGCGTTTCGCCGAGGCGGCAAAGGCGCTGACGACGGCGCGGATGTCGGATTCGTCCATCGCTTTGGGAACCTGGTAGCCGTCGCCGAACGGAATCGCGCTGGGCGCCAGGATGGGACGCCAGCCGCGATGCGCTTCGTCCAGCGGCTTGCCCCCGCGCCAGGGTGCGTCGGTCGAGGCCTTGCGCCCGGCGTGCGCCAATTGCAGGCCGGCAAGCGCGCCCTGGGCATGGATGAACTTGACGATTCGGGAGAGAAATTCGACGTGTCCGTCTTGGTAAATGCCGAGATCGTCGGGGCTGATGCGCCCGTCGGGCGTGACCGCGGAGGCTTCAGTGAAGATCAGCGCGGCGCCGCCGACGGCACGGCTTCCGAGGTGGACGAAATGCCAGTCGTTGGCAAATCCGTCGTGGCTCGAGTACTGGCACATGGGGGAAACGACGATGCGGTTGCGCAGCGTGACTCCGCGAAGCGAGAAAGGCGCGAACAGGTCGGACATGGAAGCATTGTAAATTGCGGAATTGCCGGACCGCGGAATCGGGGAATTGGAAAGGGAAAGCCGAAAACGACAACCGAAAACCAAGCCGGAACCGCGTCACTAATTTGGGAATGGCGCCCCTTGCCGGTACCAAAGTAATGGCTGAAAACGGCGGCCGGGGGGAGTAAGCTAACCCTAGCCGGGTACCTGTCCTGCAGCTTGGGATAGAAGTTCCCATGAGCACCATCTTTCAGCGCGATTGTCTCAGTTGCGCCATCTCCCGTAATCCTTGTGTGCTATGCGGGCCGCTTCTGCGGGTCCCGGTTCTGCTTTCTGCTGCCCGCTACGTGTGTGAACTCCCTGAACAGGAGGCAAGTGCCATGCGCACGCAGAACAAGAAAATTCTCATCGTGGACAGTGATGAATCCGTACTCATCGCCCTGGAACGTGTACTGGAGGAACAAGGATATGAAACTACCACCGCATGGGAGCTGAACGAGGCCCTGAAATTGATGGACGCCAGCCGCTTTGATGTCCTGCTGGTGGGCGATCATCCGCCCGATCTGAACTGCGAGCGCTTGTTGAAGCTGCTGCGCCGAGGGCAGTTGTGGACGCCCTGCGTGGTGATGCATTCGGCGGCGCGGCATCCTTTCTCGGAGCAGTACCTGCAGTATCTGGGCGCGCACGGAGTGGCATGCAAGTGGAACGACAAGGAGGTATTGGAGGAGGTCAGGAAGTGCGTGGCCGATCTTCACGTCGCAGCCTGACCAGCATTTCACCACCGAGACGCGGAGAAAAAAACAGAAAAACGAAAAGGGCATGGATTTTTGCGTGCCCTTTCTTCATTGATCTCGTTTTGCCTAACAACTAGAAACTAGCAACTGGCAACTGTTTTCCTACCGATTGCTGGGCGGATTGTTGCGCGCGCTGTTGCGTTCGGCGATGGTGCGGCGCGCGTTGTCGGCGAGTTCTTTTGCCCTGGGCAGCAGGTCGAGCGCTTTCTGCACCTGCGGATCAGCTTCCGCGCGGACCTTCAGGCCCTCGACCTGGCCGAACTCGTCAATGAACATTTCGCTCTTGATGCCGGCGCGGATCCAATCGTTCACCGGCGCCAGCTCCGCTTCCGACCAGGCAATTTTCTGGTCGGTGAGGAAGCTGCGGAATTCCAGCATCACCTGGTCATCCACTTCGAAGGTCTTGGGGATGTGGCGGTTGATGAGGTAGTGCTTGGCGAAATTGAAGAACGCGTAGTGCTGCAGCAGCGTGTCCTGGAAGTGATTGGTCTTGATGGCCGGGACCTTGACGTCGGGGGTGATGCCGCCGCCGCCGTACACCGCGCGGCCGCTGTCGGTCATCTTGACTTCGCGATTGGCGCTGCCGTTCTCGCCGTTGTCGCGGTTGTAGTAGTAGTCATACAGGGAGACGCTGCTGTAATCGCGCTGGATGAGCCGCCCGCTGGGGGTGTAGTACTTGGCGGTGGTCAGCGCCAGGCCGGTGTTCTCCGACAGCGGATAAACGGTCTGCACCAGGCCCTTGCCGAAGGTGTTCTCGCCGACGACGAGCCCGCGGTCGTGGTCCTGAATGGCGCCGGCGACGATCTCGGCGGCCGACGCCGTGCCCTTGTTTACCAGCACGACGATCGGGTAGTTGCGTCCGCCGTTGCCGTGGCTGGCGCGATACACCTTCTCCGGCGACGAGCGCCCGTGGTGTGACACGATCACCGCGCCCTTGGGCAGGAACTTGTCGGCCACGCCGACGCCCTCGCTCAGCAGCCCGCCGGGGTTCTGGCGGAGATCGAGGATCAGGCCCTTCAACTCGCCGAATTGATCGAGTGCGTCCTGGACTTCCTTGTCGGTCGTCTCCT is part of the Terriglobia bacterium genome and encodes:
- a CDS encoding response regulator encodes the protein MSTIFQRDCLSCAISRNPCVLCGPLLRVPVLLSAARYVCELPEQEASAMRTQNKKILIVDSDESVLIALERVLEEQGYETTTAWELNEALKLMDASRFDVLLVGDHPPDLNCERLLKLLRRGQLWTPCVVMHSAARHPFSEQYLQYLGAHGVACKWNDKEVLEEVRKCVADLHVAA
- a CDS encoding S41 family peptidase translates to MLRGARRSLLLVVLVILVCGFLGALFGQRVSPSQPSSDTDVRDSLRSFSQVYDVVEQNYAEPVNADKAIFNGAIPGMLRVLDPHSNFFDPKSYSLLREEQRGKYYGVGMSVGPRNNKVIVLMPFVGTPAYKVGIHPGDVIAAVDGKPTDNLSTSEVADLLKGPKGTQVRITILREGAPKPMEFTVTRDEIPRYSVDLHFLIRPGIGYLHVTGFQETTDKEVQDALDQFGELKGLILDLRQNPGGLLSEGVGVADKFLPKGAVIVSHHGRSSPEKVYRASHGNGGRNYPIVVLVNKGTASAAEIVAGAIQDHDRGLVVGENTFGKGLVQTVYPLSENTGLALTTAKYYTPSGRLIQRDYSSVSLYDYYYNRDNGENGSANREVKMTDSGRAVYGGGGITPDVKVPAIKTNHFQDTLLQHYAFFNFAKHYLINRHIPKTFEVDDQVMLEFRSFLTDQKIAWSEAELAPVNDWIRAGIKSEMFIDEFGQVEGLKVRAEADPQVQKALDLLPRAKELADNARRTIAERNSARNNPPSNR